Proteins from a genomic interval of Streptomyces sp. Tu6071:
- the crgA gene encoding cell division protein CrgA, translating into MPKSRIRKKADYTPPPAAKQQATTVKLSNGSWVAPLMLAMFALGLAWIVVFYVTDGSLPIDSLNNWNILVGFGFIAAGFGVSTRWK; encoded by the coding sequence GTGCCGAAGTCCCGTATCCGCAAGAAGGCCGACTACACGCCGCCGCCCGCAGCGAAGCAGCAGGCGACGACGGTCAAGCTCAGCAACGGAAGCTGGGTCGCCCCGCTGATGCTGGCGATGTTCGCCCTCGGGCTCGCCTGGATCGTCGTCTTCTATGTGACGGACGGCAGTCTGCCGATCGACTCGCTCAACAACTGGAACATCCTCGTCGGCTTCGGCTTCATCGCCGCGGGCTTCGGCGTATCGACCCGCTGGAAGTAG
- a CDS encoding DUF881 domain-containing protein: protein MSNSADSPPKRSSPGGHGFRFRPARILTLAVFALAGLIFFTSFHTARGTNIRTDASLLKLSDLIKERSDKNGDAEHENAALRRRVESLAARDDGRSEAEDQRLTTIEDRAGTRPVRGRTVSVTLQDAPPDAGPKLPGYPEPQPNDLVIHQQDLQAVVNALWQGGARGIEVMGQRLISTSAVRCVGNTLILQGRVYSPPYKITAVGDPDDLRTALSESSAIQNYMLYVNAYGLGWKAEDEGTKTLPGYTGTVDLHYAQPVD, encoded by the coding sequence TTGAGCAATTCTGCCGACTCCCCCCCGAAGCGATCCAGCCCCGGAGGCCACGGGTTCCGCTTCCGTCCCGCGAGAATCCTCACCCTCGCGGTCTTCGCCCTCGCCGGGCTGATCTTCTTCACGAGTTTCCACACCGCGCGCGGCACCAACATCCGCACCGACGCCTCGCTCCTCAAGCTCTCCGACCTCATCAAGGAGCGCAGCGACAAGAACGGCGACGCCGAGCACGAGAACGCCGCGCTGCGCCGCCGCGTCGAATCGCTCGCCGCCCGCGACGACGGGCGCAGCGAGGCCGAGGACCAGCGGCTGACCACGATCGAGGACCGCGCGGGCACGCGACCTGTGCGCGGCAGGACGGTCTCCGTCACGCTCCAGGACGCGCCGCCGGACGCCGGGCCCAAGCTCCCCGGCTACCCGGAGCCGCAGCCCAACGACCTCGTCATCCACCAGCAGGACCTCCAGGCGGTCGTCAACGCGCTGTGGCAGGGCGGGGCGCGCGGCATCGAGGTCATGGGGCAGCGGCTCATCTCCACGAGCGCCGTGCGCTGCGTCGGCAACACCCTGATCCTCCAGGGCCGCGTCTACTCGCCGCCCTACAAGATCACCGCCGTCGGTGACCCCGACGACCTGCGGACGGCTCTCTCGGAGTCCTCCGCGATCCAGAACTACATGCTCTACGTCAACGCCTACGGGCTCGGCTGGAAGGCCGAGGACGAGGGCACGAAGACCCTCCCCGGGTACACGGGCACGGTGGACCTGCACTACGCGCAGCCGGTGGACTGA